From Lactobacillus sp. PV012:
CAATTATTTTTTTCGTATGAAGCTAAATCTACTTCAACTAATTGATAATCATTCAGCTCTGGAATCATGATATAAGGTGGAAAAATTGGCTCATTAATCGCTATCTTATCACCTTTTTTCAGAAGATGATTTTCTTTTAAGCTATGAAAAGCATATGCAATTGCAGCTGTTGCACCTTCAGTAGGAAAGATACTAGTTTGATTTGCTAATTTTTTTCCTCGATAAGAAATAGATTGTAAGTACTCATTAACAATAATTTCATTGTACTTTAAACAACGACTAGGGACTGGATAATCATTTCCAATAACTCCATTTGCCCATTCATAAATTAAGTCATCACAATCAACTTTCAAATTTTCTTTACAATAATTTATGGCATCGATAATAAATTTATCAACTTTACTGTTATTAGAATCTAAATAAGAAAATAGACGCTCTCTAATTCCTTCTTTATTAATAAAACCAGCCATTATTCCATCATTAATTGTATTTTTTGACTCATTCACACTAAATTCCACTAAACGTGCAAAAGCTAGTCTTGCTAAAGTCTGAATCCAATTAGGATTTCCTCTTCCAGCATTTAAAAAGATATTCCCTTTTTCATTATTTTTAGCAAGTGCCAATAATTTTTGACTAATTTCAAAAGTTCCGAGTTGTTCTATTTTCTTTTCACTAATGTTATCCATGATTGTCTCCACTATAATATTTATTAATTATTATCATTAGCGTAACTCCCTGTTTAAATAAAGGCAAATTTTATGTTTTGATGAGAAAGGGAGTTAACGACTCTACTCGTGGACTCCTTTAAAACTAATCTTAACTCTTCTAAAACTGTTGCGTTGCCAGCAGACTATGAACAATCTCAGAAGCAAAAAATTTATTAGTTTACAATTAACCAAAGTCTACCCTATCTAATAGATGTTCACGTTCTTCTTGATCTAATCCTAGATATGCCAAAGTCATTTGTTCCGAAGAGTGATTAAGTAATTTCATTACTAAGGCAATATTATGGTTAGTTTGTTGATAAACACGATAAGCTCCAGTTTTGCGCATTGTATGAGTTCCCAAATAATTAATATTAAGAATCTCTCCTACTCTATGCATAATCATGTAATATCTTCTTTCGTCAATATGCTTTTCAGGCTTAGTCATTGACGGAAAAAGCCACTCGCTAAAGAAAACACTCTTATCGGGATTCTTTAACTGCCAACCTTTTAACCAATCATAGTAGTCTTCTAGATCTTCCTTTACGGGTTTTAAATAAAGTACATTTTTCTTTTTAGTCTTTTTATCGATGATATAAGCATTTTTCTTAACTCGACCATTTTCCTCATATACATCTGATTTTCTAAGACGCAAAACATCACTCACTCTTAATAAAGTAGCTTTCCCTACTTGAAAAATAGTGTAGTTTCGTCTTCCTGATTCAAATCTGTTTAAGAGAGTATCTTGGACTGAAGATAAAACCCAAGAATCCTTAATTGGTTTAACTATTTGTTGCATCAAATTGCATCTCCTTTATTTGCATGAATGATTAGTTATTAGTCTTTTTGGACGAATAATGCAATAGAATCGTCCTCTCAGCATGATAAGAAAATTGATTTTATTGATAATTTTATGGAAATTCCTTTATCAACTTTACTAGTTTTACAAACAGTCTATAAAATACCTATTTGTAAAGCTTTATAATATACTAATGTTATTTATACTATATTAAGAATTATAACACTAGCTATTTTTGGGACATCTTAAAATTGGCGTTATTACGCTATTCCTCAAGCTTGTTACTAGTGTTATTATCTCATTATAACACTAGCATAATAGCCAAAAGTAAGAATTTATACCTAAACCTTATAAATTCCACTGTTTATATTTATTCGGTTGATTTTGCAACTGGCATTTTGATTCTTTCGATTGCTGCAATTAACTTTGCAAAAGCATATCGAATAATCAAAAAAGCTAATCATAAAGATTAGCCTTTCCCCTAGTTATTCAAATCTACGATTGAGAGTAACGAGCCACCACTCGTTGCTCTCTTTTCATTTGTACTTATATTATAATTGGACGGATTAATTAAAGCAAATTTTAGATAAAATATCGTGATAAATAATAAGATTCTCTTATCAAAAAGTTTATTGCCAATTAAATAGCCATCAATACTAGCAGCACCAGGAATAGCGTATAATTAAGATAGTCTCTTAGAGATTAGAGAAAGGAGTAAAAAGTTATGCCAGATAATTTTCATGCAAAAAAACAGATGATAAAATGAAAAAAATATTTGACGAATTAAACTTTGTAAATAAAGAAACCAAAAAAGATATTCTTTTAGCGCTTGCTAAAGATAGAGGTTTAATTGAAGACAATACTCCCGGTTTCACCAATAATAAAAAGTTGATGAATTATATGAAAACTCATGCAACAGCAATTAAGGAAACAATAGAATTAGAATCTAATGGAGTTGGAGATGTAGTTCGTAAACGTGAAAAGGATAAAAGTGGATTTACAAATATTGAAGAGATTGATTGGGGCAAGTTATAAATATTTCAAAAAGGAATATAGCTTCAAAAATACAAGAGTAAGGTTACTGAAGTCTTACTCTTTTAAGCTAAAAATTATTAACTATTACTTTACATAATATTTTTACCGTAAATATAACTTTTTACTCTATAATTCTCTTCTACCATTTATGAACTACAGCAGGATTAAAATCCCGCATATACTAAAGGAGCTAGACTACTTTCTCTTGAATTTTTATTTAATTTCTTTTATAATTGTAAAAGAAAAGGAGCTAACGAGGTCGAGTCGTTAACTCCAATCGTAACTTGAATGACTGAAGTGGTTAGCTAATCCTTGTGATTAGCTTTTTTTGTTATTGCATAAGCCTTTGCACAACTCACTAAGAATTTACCTAGTGCATTGAGTGCAATGCTTAGTGCAATAGCAGAAGCTATTTGCAAGGAAGCCTACTTCTCCAGTCTATTCCATGTGGCATGGCTCTCACCTCCGTAACTGAAAATAGGTTGAGGGGTGTGCAGCCATCCAAAGTTACTAAATCATCGGTTAGCTAAACCAATGACCTAATAATATTGTAACAAGATGATAAACAAAAAGCGATCAAATTTTGAAGTGCCTCATAATTGTTAGACATAGATCTAACAAGTGTGAGGCACTTTAATTAGTCTATCACTTTAAAATTATCCAGTTTATTAATTGCAAAATCGCAAAAATAGCCTCATTAATAATGAAAAATCTTTTCCAAAAATTTTTCCAATTAAACTTGTATTTCATTTAAAATTTCCTTTCGTCCAATATAGAACACAAAAATACAGGATTTTTAATCCACTGTTTCTTGGCTAAGGCTTAAAGCTAAAATTGTTATGAGGTTTGCAACAATTCTAGCTATTACTAAGGTAATTGTCTTAGCTTTTTTTGTTGATTTTATTATTTTTGCTATTATTTGCTTAAGCATTTATGTTAGCAATTATTACGTACTTTATTATAAAAATTAATTATTTTCGATGTAATTTTCCTTATATAAAAGTTGAGTCTCATTATTAACCTTAAGTTCTACTACATCTTCTTTACCTTCTGTCATCTCTAAAATGATTGCTTCTTGTACGGCTTCTTTCATCCCTTCAGTAAGATCATTGAAATTGCAATTAACGAGAAGCACCTCTCTATTTTGTAATTCACCATTTATTGAAGAAGTTTTTTCTGCTTGTAAAATTAATACATGATGAAAAGCATCAGTAAGCTTTTCGATGATTTTTTTATTTAAGTCTTCAAGATTATAAGTTTCCTTATCTCTTTTAACTAAAGTTAGTGTAATTTGATTTTTAAAGTCTTTCATTGTCTCTTCCTTCTTTTAATACTTCTGCCCATTCTAATACCGAAGGGGCTTTTTTTATAGTAATTTCATCACCATTAAGTTTGAAAGAAAGTTTTGTCCCTTTTTCTAACCCCAATGCTTTTCTAATTGAAACAGGAATAACAATTTGTCCCTTTTGGGACATCTTTCTTATTAATTGATTTTCCATATGATCACCTATCCCTATATTGCATCTTACATAAAGAGTACACCTTAATTTTATCTTCTACAATAAATAAACTATATTACTTTTTATTGTTCAGATTATTTGTAGAATCAAATTGCACAATCCTACGAGGGTATTTAAATCCTTTTTTCTTTGATATTAAATTTTTGCACTATTTTTTAAACGTTCAATTCTTTTATCTAGTGGCGGATGATCGGAAAACAATCTTTGATACCATTTGGTAATTGAGCCAGCATTAAAATATAGACTTTGCAAAACTAAGTTATTATTTGTTTTTTCATTCTGAGGTAATTTTTTGCCATTTTCTAAATCTTCTAATTTTTGTAAACCAGAAATTAAACCTGATGGTTCTCGAGTTAGATCAGCCGATCCGGCATCAGCTAAATACTCTCTTTGACGGGAAATGAGTAATGATAATAATTTAGCGATTGGAATTGCAAAAATACTCACGATTGCCCCAAAGCCTAAGATTAGTAAACCAAAGCCCTTAATTAAATAAGTTCCCCATCCCTTTCCGTCAGAGGTAACCAAGGTCCAACCACCTAAGAGA
This genomic window contains:
- a CDS encoding tyrosine-type recombinase/integrase — protein: MQQIVKPIKDSWVLSSVQDTLLNRFESGRRNYTIFQVGKATLLRVSDVLRLRKSDVYEENGRVKKNAYIIDKKTKKKNVLYLKPVKEDLEDYYDWLKGWQLKNPDKSVFFSEWLFPSMTKPEKHIDERRYYMIMHRVGEILNINYLGTHTMRKTGAYRVYQQTNHNIALVMKLLNHSSEQMTLAYLGLDQEEREHLLDRVDFG
- a CDS encoding AbrB/MazE/SpoVT family DNA-binding domain-containing protein, producing MENQLIRKMSQKGQIVIPVSIRKALGLEKGTKLSFKLNGDEITIKKAPSVLEWAEVLKEGRDNERL